The Schistocerca gregaria isolate iqSchGreg1 chromosome 1, iqSchGreg1.2, whole genome shotgun sequence genome includes a window with the following:
- the LOC126289763 gene encoding nematocyst expressed protein 3-like, with product MHRRPRRKCVPRPPTEKPTCELCGRPYVASYRGCEVWKRAIARQRGQTAAPRPKKPATRRPGVSFAAATSGAPSAVPAAWAAPPPAASDAVPIPEAPAPPPQLLVADPGTASPGTSAGPRPANRRRGGQRPVGTQRSAPSVEQPQMDSHSESATPPPSSDGVAPAASTADLANLVAQLTALVMSATKLSEVLSQQLTAAVPLTSPAPTAVNTHQLHHGQR from the coding sequence atgcaccggcgcccacgcaggaagtgcgtgccccgtccgcccaccgagaagccgacatgtgaACTCTGTGGCCGTCCTTACGTGGCCAGCTATCgagggtgtgaggtgtggaagcgtgccatcgctcgccaacgtggccaaacagcagcgccgcgtccgaagaagccagcaacgagacggcccggcgtctctttcgcggcggcaacgtcaggggcgccctccgccgtcccagCTGCGTGGGCTGCTCCTCctcctgccgcgtccgatgctGTGCCcatacctgaggctcctgcgcctccaccacagctgctagtggcggacccagGTACTGCCTCTCCGGGGacgtcggccggaccgcgccccgccaatcgccggcgcgggggtcagcgccccgtgggtacccagcgctcagcaccgtcagtcgagcagcctcagatggactctcacagcgagtcagccacgcctcccccttccagtgACGGGgtcgcgccggctgcctccaccgctgacctggccaacctcgtcgcgcagctcactgccttggtgatgAGTGCTACGAAGTTGagtgaagtcctgtcgcagcagcTCACCGCTGCTGTGCCGCTGacctctccggccccgaccgctgtcaacactcaccagctgcaccatgggcagcgttag